From Gimesia panareensis, the proteins below share one genomic window:
- a CDS encoding type II secretion system F family protein: MNSSSIALLCFVAVTVAALAVYLMLRDLAGVSKSESGRFGGRPRLRRIPNVFDQEPATSLLGKIDQSFDRLILENGSEFTPFSAFLFIVACGLTIGGTIFVYTDLPLAGIAGMVAGMIAVLILLHYRRKKRMQKIQEELPEMIDLLARSTHAGASLEQAIAIVGEETKGPLSYEFRRCARQLDMNMSIPAVMKSLSSRIQLMDLKILTSTLMLYRKTGGNLPANLERMADVIRDRINYRRQMRASTGAGRASAVLMTVVAPVAFVILLVAFPDHVSNLYTDPIGNILLMIAFVLEVIGIFWVSALLRTDY; the protein is encoded by the coding sequence GTGAACAGTTCATCGATTGCTTTATTATGCTTTGTTGCAGTGACGGTAGCTGCTCTGGCTGTCTACCTGATGTTGCGGGACCTGGCCGGAGTATCGAAATCTGAGTCTGGTCGATTTGGTGGACGTCCCCGTTTACGCCGGATTCCCAACGTTTTTGACCAGGAGCCAGCCACCAGTCTCTTGGGAAAGATTGATCAAAGCTTTGACCGACTGATTCTGGAAAATGGATCGGAATTTACTCCCTTCTCCGCGTTTCTGTTTATCGTTGCCTGCGGACTGACAATTGGCGGAACGATTTTCGTGTACACTGATCTGCCTCTGGCCGGTATCGCTGGTATGGTGGCAGGCATGATCGCAGTCCTGATCCTGCTCCACTATCGCAGGAAAAAACGCATGCAGAAAATTCAGGAAGAACTTCCTGAAATGATCGATCTGCTGGCTCGATCAACACACGCTGGAGCGAGCCTGGAACAGGCGATTGCCATCGTTGGCGAAGAGACTAAAGGTCCACTCAGCTATGAATTCAGGAGATGCGCACGTCAGCTGGATATGAACATGTCCATTCCCGCTGTGATGAAATCACTTTCCAGCCGGATTCAACTGATGGATTTAAAGATCCTGACCTCCACGCTGATGCTCTATCGCAAAACCGGTGGAAATTTACCAGCGAACCTGGAACGAATGGCTGATGTGATCCGGGATCGCATCAATTACCGTCGTCAGATGAGAGCTTCCACAGGGGCAGGACGTGCTTCGGCAGTTCTCATGACCGTTGTGGCACCGGTCGCATTTGTCATTTTGCTGGTTGCGTTCCCAGATCATGTTTCCAATCTGTATACAGATCCGATTGGTAACATACTGCTGATGATCGCCTTTGTGTTAGAAGTGATTGGGATTTTCTGGGTCTCTGCCCTGCTGAGAACGGATTATTAA
- a CDS encoding type II secretion system F family protein, which translates to MFLDLVTIATFLLVCFVFFLVGDAVAAGHRAGRKKELKLGEKSSGSTYSASHVGPFRRAMAGVIPQSDEEIKKIELDLKRAGYYRSTALIEYLATRNILIVLVLIGTGIGCVLADPGTNYPEIILVAGLLIAGSGYGLPRIVLHNQASRRVNRIQKGLPDALDLVMMCLTGGVPLRTALQRVTEEVRYSHPDIAVEFDIIRRHADANSMADALKQFARRIDAPDVNTLSLMISQTERLGTNVSTALIDFADGIRRKYRQRAEEHSSKTSIKLLFPVIFCMAPPIYILFFAPAVLELRSFLIREHRPGGILEPTTYGETISTTSQTLLNENSPGGNNQ; encoded by the coding sequence ATGTTTCTAGATCTCGTAACAATCGCGACATTTCTGCTGGTATGCTTCGTTTTCTTCCTGGTGGGAGATGCCGTTGCTGCAGGACATCGCGCGGGAAGAAAAAAAGAATTGAAGCTGGGAGAAAAGTCCAGTGGCTCAACATACTCTGCGTCCCATGTCGGTCCTTTTCGACGGGCGATGGCAGGAGTGATTCCGCAGTCGGATGAGGAAATTAAAAAAATCGAGCTCGACCTGAAGCGGGCGGGTTATTACCGGTCGACTGCGTTAATTGAATATCTGGCCACCCGAAATATTCTGATCGTTCTGGTGTTGATCGGAACCGGAATCGGTTGTGTGCTGGCAGATCCTGGTACCAACTATCCGGAAATTATCCTGGTGGCGGGTTTACTGATTGCGGGAAGTGGCTACGGTCTGCCCCGTATTGTGCTGCATAATCAGGCCAGTCGCCGAGTGAATCGAATTCAAAAGGGATTACCGGATGCGCTGGACCTGGTCATGATGTGTCTGACCGGCGGCGTACCTTTGCGTACAGCCCTGCAGCGGGTCACTGAGGAAGTTCGTTATTCTCATCCGGATATTGCAGTGGAATTTGACATTATTCGACGTCATGCCGATGCGAATTCCATGGCGGATGCCTTAAAGCAGTTTGCCAGACGAATTGATGCCCCGGATGTGAATACTCTGTCCCTGATGATTTCTCAGACCGAAAGACTGGGGACCAATGTCTCAACAGCGTTGATTGATTTCGCCGATGGTATTCGGCGGAAGTACCGTCAGCGGGCAGAAGAGCATTCCAGTAAAACCAGTATCAAGCTGCTGTTTCCGGTTATTTTCTGTATGGCACCGCCGATTTATATTCTGTTTTTTGCACCCGCGGTGCTCGAGCTGCGAAGCTTTCTGATTCGTGAACACCGCCCCGGCGGGATTCTGGAGCCGACTACATACGGGGAAACAATCAGCACCACATCACAAACGCTCCTCAACGAAAACTCTCCTGGTGGGAACAATCAGTAA
- a CDS encoding sulfatase-like hydrolase/transferase: MFVLALFSGPATTLFAADSENTRPNVLWITSEDNGPHLGCYGDTYADTPHIDKLASRGTIYLNCWSNAPVCAPARTTLITGMYPTCLGAEHMRSMVKLPKQFLMYPQYLREAGYYCTNNSKEDYNVAKSGKVWDDSSRKAHWKNRKPGQPFFAVFNHTISHESKIRNRPHTLVHDPAKARVPAYHPDTPEVRHDWAQYYDRITEMDALVGKNLKELAEAGLADDTIIFYYGDHGSGMPRSKRWPYNSGLQVPLVIYIPPKFRNLASSDYQTDGESDRLVSFVDFAPTLLSLAGIEPPKHMQGYAFLGQHQTKPQDYLFGFRGRMDERYDLVRSVRNKRYVYIRNYMPHKEYGQYLNYMFQTPTTQVWKRMYDEGKLVPPQTYFWETKPAEELYDLQSDQDEVHNLVGSDKHLNVLNELREAQHQKLLAIRDLGFMPEAEIHRLADGRAPYLVGHNSQLYPMPEILAMADLASSRKPHCEAELLAGLKNSNDVVRYWAAMGFLIRGQQAVQQAAPQLRAALQDSSKSVRCIAAEALGRYGNQQDVQAGVKTLLSLSNLNKDGLYVAMLALNGLDKLGPEKTASVQDQIAKLPLKNDKIDRRLQNYVTRLVERIQEQQQQNEK; encoded by the coding sequence ATGTTCGTCCTGGCTCTGTTTTCAGGTCCAGCGACAACTTTATTTGCGGCGGATTCTGAAAATACCCGACCGAATGTGTTGTGGATTACCAGTGAGGATAACGGTCCCCACCTGGGTTGCTATGGTGATACTTACGCAGATACCCCTCACATTGACAAACTGGCATCCAGGGGAACCATCTACCTCAACTGCTGGTCGAACGCCCCTGTCTGTGCGCCTGCCCGGACGACATTGATCACCGGGATGTACCCGACCTGTCTGGGGGCCGAACACATGCGGAGCATGGTCAAGCTTCCCAAGCAGTTCCTGATGTACCCGCAATACCTGCGGGAAGCCGGGTATTACTGTACAAATAACAGTAAGGAAGACTATAACGTCGCCAAGTCTGGGAAGGTCTGGGACGATTCCAGTCGCAAGGCACATTGGAAAAATCGCAAGCCGGGACAACCCTTCTTTGCTGTCTTCAATCATACCATCAGTCACGAAAGTAAGATCCGCAACCGGCCTCATACTCTGGTACATGATCCTGCCAAAGCCCGGGTCCCCGCATACCACCCGGATACACCGGAAGTCCGGCACGACTGGGCTCAGTACTATGACCGGATTACGGAGATGGATGCCCTGGTCGGGAAGAACCTCAAGGAACTGGCTGAAGCGGGGCTGGCCGATGATACCATTATCTTCTACTACGGAGACCATGGTTCCGGCATGCCTCGCAGTAAACGCTGGCCTTATAATTCCGGATTACAAGTGCCACTGGTGATCTACATTCCACCCAAATTCCGGAATCTGGCTTCATCCGATTATCAGACAGATGGAGAATCAGATCGGCTAGTCAGCTTTGTCGATTTTGCTCCCACTCTGTTGAGCCTGGCAGGGATTGAACCTCCCAAACACATGCAGGGATATGCTTTCCTGGGACAGCATCAGACCAAACCTCAGGACTATCTGTTTGGGTTTCGGGGGAGAATGGATGAGCGTTACGACCTGGTAAGATCCGTGCGCAATAAACGTTATGTTTACATCCGCAACTACATGCCTCATAAAGAATATGGACAGTACCTGAATTACATGTTCCAGACACCGACGACCCAGGTCTGGAAACGCATGTATGATGAAGGCAAGCTGGTACCCCCTCAAACCTACTTCTGGGAAACGAAGCCGGCCGAAGAGCTATATGATCTCCAGAGTGACCAGGATGAAGTCCATAATCTGGTCGGATCCGATAAGCATCTGAATGTGCTGAATGAACTGCGTGAAGCCCAGCATCAGAAACTGCTGGCCATTCGGGATCTCGGATTCATGCCGGAAGCGGAGATTCATCGCCTGGCGGATGGCCGCGCTCCTTATCTGGTCGGTCACAATTCCCAGCTTTATCCGATGCCAGAAATTCTGGCGATGGCGGACCTGGCCTCTTCCCGCAAACCGCATTGCGAGGCGGAACTATTGGCCGGGCTCAAGAATTCCAATGATGTGGTCCGTTACTGGGCTGCGATGGGATTTTTGATTCGTGGTCAGCAGGCTGTACAACAGGCAGCCCCCCAGTTGCGAGCAGCATTACAGGATTCGTCGAAGTCTGTGCGATGTATCGCGGCTGAAGCTCTGGGCCGGTATGGTAATCAGCAGGACGTTCAGGCTGGCGTCAAGACGCTGCTCTCGCTGTCCAATCTGAACAAGGACGGGCTGTATGTTGCCATGCTGGCACTGAATGGCCTGGATAAACTGGGGCCTGAGAAAACCGCTTCGGTGCAGGATCAGATTGCTAAGCTGCCTTTGAAGAATGACAAAATCGACCGTCGTCTGCAGAACTATGTGACACGACTGGTTGAACGGATTCAGGAACAACAGCAGCAGAACGAGAAATAG
- a CDS encoding STAS domain-containing protein, whose product MPADYPPEIVKEGQVTVVALGPEYENLDEPRLDALTDVLLQVAETATPPVVVLDLSHTSFFGSAFIEVIFRMWNRLNHREGGKFCICGLSEYCTEVLEVTHLDQLWETFPDRASALSALNS is encoded by the coding sequence ATGCCTGCAGATTACCCACCGGAAATAGTCAAAGAAGGTCAGGTCACCGTTGTGGCTTTGGGGCCGGAGTACGAAAATCTGGACGAGCCAAGACTGGATGCCTTGACGGATGTGTTATTGCAGGTTGCTGAAACTGCCACACCACCTGTGGTGGTTCTGGATCTGTCACATACCTCTTTCTTCGGCTCTGCTTTCATTGAGGTCATTTTCCGGATGTGGAATCGACTCAATCATCGTGAGGGAGGGAAGTTCTGTATCTGTGGTTTGAGTGAATACTGTACGGAAGTGCTGGAGGTGACTCACCTGGATCAGTTGTGGGAAACTTTTCCGGACCGTGCCTCTGCCCTGAGTGCTCTGAATTCCTGA
- a CDS encoding sigma 54-interacting transcriptional regulator: METANFITDAWLEYPPVPEELNALADELSKVEPKKTPETIPESRKIFDHKMHVTTYTPEMIPIVDQISKIARHNVTLLLIGETGTGKTTLASMIHELSPRSEEPFQNIACGALPSDLIESELFGHLRGSFTGAERSKVGRFEAAGKGTLLLDEIDILSPKDQAKLLKVIETGQFEPVGSTESRVSEARLIVAANVELDELTRNNKFRSDLYYRLNVLQFRLPALRERPNDIIPLSLQFIQECCQQHSIEITKIHRKVLDLLKQYSWPGNLRELKNQIQRAVLFSNNGELTTHEFSPNLFQEDQLVSLPNNGAVKEKQTLADQVAISEKHLLLKSLSENGFRKTATAKALGISRVGLYKKMRKYGMLETNKPKAQSRLQTES, encoded by the coding sequence GTGGAGACTGCTAATTTTATCACCGACGCCTGGCTGGAATACCCACCTGTTCCCGAAGAACTTAATGCCCTGGCTGACGAACTATCAAAAGTTGAACCGAAAAAAACTCCTGAGACCATTCCCGAATCACGTAAGATCTTCGATCATAAAATGCACGTGACCACCTATACTCCGGAAATGATCCCAATCGTCGATCAGATATCTAAAATTGCCAGGCATAACGTCACTCTTTTATTGATCGGAGAAACTGGAACCGGGAAAACCACACTGGCATCGATGATTCACGAGCTCTCCCCCAGAAGTGAAGAGCCTTTTCAAAATATCGCCTGTGGAGCACTCCCCTCGGATTTGATTGAAAGCGAGTTGTTTGGTCATTTGCGTGGTTCATTCACGGGAGCCGAACGATCAAAAGTCGGTCGTTTCGAAGCAGCAGGCAAGGGGACATTACTGTTAGATGAAATCGATATTCTATCCCCCAAAGATCAGGCCAAACTGCTGAAGGTAATTGAAACCGGTCAGTTCGAGCCCGTGGGTTCTACAGAATCCCGAGTCTCGGAAGCGAGGCTGATTGTCGCCGCGAACGTGGAGCTCGATGAACTGACACGGAACAATAAGTTCCGCTCAGACCTCTACTACCGATTGAACGTACTTCAATTTCGCCTGCCGGCCCTGAGGGAGCGGCCAAACGACATCATTCCACTTTCTCTGCAATTTATTCAGGAATGCTGTCAGCAGCATTCTATCGAGATCACAAAAATCCATCGCAAAGTCCTGGACCTGCTCAAACAATACAGCTGGCCCGGTAACTTAAGAGAGCTCAAAAACCAGATCCAACGTGCAGTTCTATTCTCGAACAATGGCGAGTTGACAACGCATGAGTTTTCTCCCAATCTGTTCCAGGAAGATCAGCTGGTAAGCCTGCCAAACAATGGAGCTGTGAAAGAGAAACAGACCCTGGCAGATCAAGTCGCGATCAGCGAAAAACATCTGCTGCTCAAATCACTGTCTGAAAATGGTTTCCGAAAAACGGCCACTGCAAAAGCCCTGGGAATCAGTCGGGTTGGTCTGTACAAGAAAATGCGGAAATACGGCATGCTCGAAACCAATAAGCCCAAAGCACAGAGCAGACTGCAAACCGAAAGTTGA
- a CDS encoding endonuclease/exonuclease/phosphatase family protein — protein sequence MSPLILLSVGAAFLSGLTIWIRWYRVALIWLILSLLTGLWCYQKQFQTHATSAQALDNNLVPIRVLFWNVGDRLWSIKNMVQEVKRIDADVVAFVEAESYTQENQDFWKKTFPEYKCQTGKAGFVLLSRMQCLSSDSGSLGRMGRYLKISLVPEGGPSFTSDVPKMMTAWLVDINSDVFRSRKQALQLLADQVQENGEKPALVLGDFNTPGDSVHFEPLRKQCRNTFEAAGDGYNATWPLPLPVLDLDGIWVNSFWQVRSCENRWTWYTDHRPVVAELLLKSGQPQGPSSD from the coding sequence ATGTCTCCCCTGATATTGTTGAGTGTCGGGGCAGCGTTCCTTTCCGGGCTGACGATTTGGATCCGCTGGTACCGTGTTGCTTTGATCTGGCTGATCTTGAGTCTGTTGACCGGTCTCTGGTGCTATCAAAAGCAGTTTCAAACGCATGCCACTTCGGCTCAGGCACTGGATAATAATCTGGTTCCGATACGGGTACTTTTCTGGAATGTAGGAGATCGTCTCTGGAGCATCAAGAATATGGTGCAGGAAGTCAAACGGATTGATGCTGATGTGGTTGCCTTCGTAGAGGCCGAATCCTACACCCAGGAGAATCAGGATTTCTGGAAGAAGACGTTTCCGGAATATAAGTGCCAGACGGGGAAAGCTGGCTTCGTTCTGTTATCAAGGATGCAGTGCCTCTCCAGTGATTCGGGTAGCCTGGGCCGGATGGGACGCTATTTGAAAATATCACTGGTACCAGAGGGGGGGCCATCATTTACTTCAGATGTTCCGAAGATGATGACCGCCTGGCTGGTCGATATCAACAGCGATGTTTTCAGATCGCGAAAACAAGCATTGCAATTACTGGCAGATCAGGTTCAGGAAAACGGTGAGAAGCCTGCTCTGGTCCTGGGCGATTTCAATACTCCAGGAGATTCTGTCCATTTTGAGCCTCTACGAAAACAGTGTCGAAATACGTTTGAAGCGGCCGGTGATGGCTATAACGCTACCTGGCCCCTGCCCCTGCCTGTACTTGACCTGGATGGAATCTGGGTCAATTCGTTTTGGCAGGTACGTTCTTGTGAAAACCGCTGGACCTGGTATACGGATCATCGTCCGGTCGTCGCTGAACTGCTCCTGAAATCGGGGCAGCCACAGGGGCCATCATCCGATTGA
- a CDS encoding PQQ-binding-like beta-propeller repeat protein produces MNWNEHKPAVLWREPLGGGYSSMVIANGRLWTMATHLNHDYVVCLDALSGKKLWSTRAAPTYLDHQRQARGPRSTPTWHEGKLFCLLPAGDLLCLTADTGRIRWKINIFQVSGAPRQEQKTIYYWGMSASPLIEGDLVIVQPGGSANNSVIAVNKDTGKLVWSSGNDPPGYASPIVIEAENQRQLIVPTGQSILSLNPKEGSLLWRVVWGNKYNCNCATPVWNDDSLFISSAYGTGCMRFALTQQNEELRPISRWKNLSLQNQFATSIIKDGFIYGPHGDLATVTYRCLDLQRGEVQWMSRRVGKCTQIAAQDHLICLTEQGTLVLVEANPTEYREKGKLTGLLEFKAWANPALANGRLYLRDEKRILCLDLQQK; encoded by the coding sequence GTGAACTGGAACGAGCATAAGCCCGCTGTTTTATGGCGGGAACCGCTGGGAGGCGGCTATTCCTCGATGGTCATTGCCAACGGGCGGCTCTGGACCATGGCGACGCATCTGAACCACGACTATGTTGTTTGTCTGGACGCACTGTCCGGGAAAAAACTCTGGTCGACACGAGCCGCACCAACCTATTTGGATCACCAGCGCCAGGCCCGCGGTCCTCGATCAACTCCCACCTGGCACGAGGGAAAGCTTTTCTGCCTGCTGCCAGCTGGCGACCTGCTTTGTCTGACAGCCGACACTGGTCGTATTCGATGGAAAATCAATATCTTTCAGGTCAGTGGCGCGCCACGACAGGAGCAGAAAACCATTTATTATTGGGGGATGTCTGCCTCTCCTCTGATTGAAGGGGACCTGGTGATCGTCCAGCCGGGTGGGTCGGCCAATAATTCGGTAATCGCTGTGAATAAAGACACTGGTAAGCTGGTCTGGTCAAGCGGGAACGACCCGCCGGGCTATGCTTCGCCGATCGTGATTGAAGCTGAAAATCAGAGACAGCTCATCGTCCCTACCGGACAGTCGATCCTGTCACTCAATCCGAAAGAGGGAAGTCTGCTCTGGCGAGTGGTCTGGGGGAATAAATACAACTGTAACTGCGCGACCCCGGTCTGGAATGATGACTCACTGTTTATCTCTTCAGCCTATGGCACAGGCTGCATGCGGTTTGCACTCACTCAGCAAAATGAGGAACTGCGCCCGATCTCGCGCTGGAAAAATCTTTCACTGCAAAATCAGTTCGCCACCAGCATCATCAAGGATGGCTTTATCTATGGTCCGCATGGTGATCTGGCGACAGTCACCTATCGCTGCCTCGATCTCCAACGGGGAGAGGTACAGTGGATGAGCCGTAGAGTGGGAAAATGCACGCAAATCGCTGCTCAGGATCACCTGATCTGCCTGACGGAGCAGGGGACTCTCGTTCTGGTAGAAGCGAATCCAACTGAGTATCGCGAAAAAGGAAAGCTGACAGGCTTACTGGAATTCAAAGCCTGGGCAAACCCGGCTCTCGCAAATGGTCGACTTTATCTGCGAGATGAAAAAAGAATTCTCTGTCTCGATCTGCAACAAAAATAG
- a CDS encoding PQQ-binding-like beta-propeller repeat protein: MRSICLCSLVVCLFNLILLESQADAAIFSGEIQSISPDQKQVVIKSIQGKEKSFTIPASVPITFNGKKAPFDQFKTGQRATVFTNSSGEITRFSVREALEPKPQTTVERPKKEMKSRKTTGSSDNKPAGNLGWTQFRGPDRANISSDTGLIKDWNQSPPKLLWTARGLGEGYSSVSLSDNLVFTIGTKANEETVYALDLNTGEIVWSQPNGTIFQNNQGNGPRSTPTIDGNLLYALGANGNLACLSARDGNLEWSKNILQEFAASNIVWGISESPLIDGDKLICTPGGQGATMVALNKRDGSLIWKSAVPGNPKAGYASPIKISVGGIEQYVNFTHSGVMGISAQTGAPLWGNDRAANKTANCSAPVFYPEMNSVFYASGYGTGGALLKLSAAQNQVTAQLGFFTPDMKNHHGGMVQVDGYLYGSSDPGVLTCINLRNGETVWQDRSVGKGALTCADGHIYLRSEKGPVALVEVNPKAYVEKGRFDQPQRSGKPAWPHPVVADGKLFLRDQDLLLCYDVRGQ; the protein is encoded by the coding sequence ATGCGATCGATCTGTCTGTGTAGTCTGGTTGTTTGCCTGTTCAATTTGATACTGCTGGAATCCCAGGCTGATGCCGCGATTTTCAGTGGCGAGATTCAATCCATCTCTCCTGATCAAAAACAGGTGGTCATTAAATCCATCCAGGGCAAGGAAAAAAGTTTCACCATTCCTGCTTCGGTCCCGATTACCTTCAACGGTAAAAAAGCCCCTTTCGATCAGTTCAAAACGGGACAACGGGCTACTGTCTTTACGAATTCATCGGGGGAGATTACCCGTTTTTCGGTTCGTGAGGCGCTGGAACCCAAACCCCAGACGACTGTCGAACGTCCCAAAAAGGAAATGAAATCCAGGAAGACTACGGGATCCTCTGATAATAAGCCGGCAGGGAATCTGGGCTGGACGCAGTTTCGTGGTCCTGATCGAGCTAATATTTCGAGTGATACCGGACTGATCAAGGACTGGAATCAGAGCCCGCCGAAGCTGTTATGGACGGCGCGTGGATTGGGCGAGGGGTACTCTTCTGTTTCTTTAAGCGACAATCTTGTCTTTACGATCGGAACGAAGGCTAACGAGGAAACCGTTTATGCCCTTGATCTGAATACAGGTGAGATTGTGTGGTCTCAACCCAATGGGACGATCTTCCAGAACAACCAGGGAAACGGGCCACGCTCGACTCCCACTATTGATGGAAATCTGCTCTACGCTTTGGGAGCCAACGGTAATCTGGCCTGTCTGTCAGCACGTGATGGAAACCTGGAATGGTCAAAAAACATTCTGCAGGAATTCGCTGCCAGTAACATTGTCTGGGGGATCAGTGAATCTCCTCTGATAGATGGTGATAAGCTGATCTGCACACCCGGCGGTCAGGGGGCTACGATGGTCGCGCTCAACAAGCGGGATGGTAGCCTGATCTGGAAATCGGCTGTGCCAGGTAATCCCAAAGCGGGATACGCCTCGCCGATTAAAATCAGTGTGGGAGGTATTGAACAGTATGTGAATTTCACCCACTCTGGGGTCATGGGCATTTCTGCTCAGACGGGAGCTCCGCTCTGGGGAAATGATCGGGCTGCGAATAAGACGGCAAACTGTTCGGCTCCCGTTTTCTACCCTGAAATGAACTCGGTGTTTTATGCATCGGGATACGGAACCGGGGGGGCTCTGCTCAAGCTGTCTGCGGCACAGAATCAGGTGACAGCCCAACTGGGGTTCTTTACGCCTGACATGAAAAACCATCATGGTGGGATGGTGCAGGTCGATGGTTACCTCTATGGATCGAGTGATCCGGGAGTTTTGACGTGCATCAATCTCAGGAATGGAGAGACCGTCTGGCAGGACCGTTCTGTCGGAAAAGGGGCGCTGACCTGTGCTGACGGGCATATCTACCTGCGTAGTGAGAAAGGTCCCGTGGCTCTGGTAGAAGTCAATCCAAAAGCGTATGTTGAAAAAGGACGTTTTGATCAGCCACAACGGAGCGGCAAACCCGCCTGGCCTCACCCGGTCGTCGCTGATGGAAAACTCTTTTTACGTGATCAGGACCTGCTGTTGTGCTACGACGTTCGTGGCCAGTAG
- a CDS encoding RidA family protein, producing the protein MSQTPEERIQELDQTLPTPPQAVGSYIPVTQFGNVIVTSGQLPFIGSELMFKGKIGPDHLHEDDGSNAACLCLMNALAQVKAVTGELSKVKQIIRLEGYVHSAPGFDRQPFVLNAASQLLTDIFGDKGKHTRVALGISEMPLNAAVQLALWVEIE; encoded by the coding sequence ATGAGTCAGACCCCGGAAGAACGTATTCAGGAACTGGACCAGACCCTGCCAACTCCCCCCCAGGCAGTAGGATCATACATTCCTGTCACCCAGTTTGGAAATGTGATTGTTACAAGTGGACAACTCCCGTTTATTGGCTCAGAACTGATGTTTAAAGGAAAGATCGGGCCGGACCACCTGCATGAGGACGATGGTTCCAATGCCGCCTGCCTGTGCCTGATGAACGCTCTGGCTCAAGTGAAAGCCGTGACAGGAGAACTCTCCAAAGTCAAACAGATCATCCGGCTGGAAGGATACGTCCATTCTGCCCCCGGGTTTGACCGGCAGCCATTTGTACTGAATGCCGCCTCTCAGTTATTAACTGATATCTTTGGTGATAAAGGGAAACATACGCGTGTTGCCCTGGGTATCTCCGAAATGCCTTTGAACGCGGCAGTCCAACTGGCACTCTGGGTGGAAATCGAATAA
- a CDS encoding S1C family serine protease, with protein sequence MPSEHPSQPWGHSSGKSSLIQKWLILILIIVNVFMTIMLLQRYFGQPDFRVPMPTDLTQSELRIIELFRESSPSVVHIRTADFSSPMDQFSMNPQTPRQGSGSGFIWDREGHIVTNFHVIQKADEYMVTLADNSNWIAKHVGSAPSKDLAVLKIEAPRDRLKPIKRGYSADLQVGQTVLAIGNPFGLDQTLTTGIISGLGREIISVTGRSIRNVIQTDAAINPGNSGGPLLDSSGRLIGVNTAIYSSSHVYAGIGYAVPVDLVIRFVPQLIQYHSIQTPSLNFLGVDDFVIHKLKINHMLPSDVSGVMVQAVMPGGAADLAGLKELRLDEAGNLILGDLIMQLDEMPITNTNSLLDALEMRKVGDEVQLMVLRNNKKIKLKARLQDWRNEQ encoded by the coding sequence ATGCCTTCAGAACATCCGTCACAGCCATGGGGACATTCATCCGGAAAATCCTCGCTGATTCAGAAATGGTTGATTCTTATACTGATCATCGTGAATGTCTTCATGACAATCATGCTGTTGCAGCGCTATTTCGGTCAGCCTGATTTTCGGGTTCCCATGCCGACTGACCTGACTCAGTCAGAGTTGAGAATCATCGAACTGTTCCGTGAATCTTCTCCTTCGGTCGTGCATATCCGCACGGCTGACTTTTCCTCGCCCATGGATCAGTTCAGTATGAATCCCCAAACCCCCCGCCAGGGGTCCGGAAGTGGTTTCATCTGGGACCGTGAGGGGCACATTGTAACCAATTTTCATGTCATCCAGAAAGCAGATGAATACATGGTTACTCTGGCGGATAATTCAAACTGGATTGCTAAGCACGTTGGGAGTGCTCCCTCAAAAGATCTGGCAGTACTGAAAATCGAAGCGCCCCGCGATCGGTTGAAGCCGATCAAAAGAGGGTATTCCGCTGATCTTCAGGTCGGACAGACTGTGCTGGCGATTGGCAATCCTTTTGGTCTGGATCAGACCCTGACGACCGGCATTATCAGCGGTCTGGGACGTGAGATCATCTCGGTGACCGGAAGATCTATCCGCAATGTCATCCAGACTGACGCAGCTATTAACCCAGGTAATTCAGGAGGCCCACTCCTGGACAGTTCAGGGAGATTGATTGGAGTCAATACTGCAATCTACAGTTCATCACATGTCTATGCTGGCATCGGTTATGCCGTGCCCGTTGATCTCGTGATTCGATTTGTTCCTCAACTGATTCAGTATCACTCGATACAGACTCCCAGTTTGAATTTCCTGGGAGTAGATGATTTCGTGATCCACAAACTCAAAATTAATCACATGCTCCCCAGTGATGTTTCAGGGGTCATGGTTCAGGCTGTCATGCCAGGAGGAGCAGCTGATCTGGCAGGTCTGAAGGAGCTCAGACTCGACGAAGCCGGAAACCTCATTTTGGGAGACTTGATCATGCAGCTTGATGAAATGCCCATTACCAATACAAACTCATTACTGGACGCTTTGGAAATGCGTAAGGTTGGAGATGAAGTTCAACTGATGGTGCTGCGGAATAATAAAAAAATCAAACTGAAGGCCCGTCTCCAGGATTGGAGAAACGAACAATAG